ACCGTATTGCAAAATTGAATAACTAATAAATAATGGTAAATTAGTTTTTGCTTCAATCATTTTTACTAATTCGGAAGCTAAAGTTGAAAAAGTAGTCAAACCACCTAATATACCTGTTACTAAAAATGGATTGATCCATGAAATATGTAAGGCATGTCCTAAAATAATGCCGATAGTGAAACTTCCAATTATATTTACGATAAAAGTTGCTATTGGAAACTGACTTGAAAACTTATTGACACATATTTCAGTTATGCCACCACGAATCATAGCACCAATACCGCCGCCTATACAGACTAATAGTAAAGTTAACATTATAATTTACCTCCTATTTTAACGCCGATATAGCAGAAACAAATTCCTAGAATATAACTACTAATGCCATAAATAAATAATGTAGCAATAGATTGTGCATTGAACATAGAAACTAATTCATATTGAAATGTAGAAAAAGTAGTTAATGCACCAACAAAACCTGTTGTAATACCTTTTTTTAGTTGTGGGTTGTTTCTGAAATATGTGACTGCGAGAGTCCCTAGAAAACCCATCAACAAAGCACCTACAAGGTTTGCTATAAAAGTTCCAATAGGTAAAGTAGTACTTTCGTTATTAATAAAAGATAATAAATACCTTAACAGCGCACCAATGGCACCGCCGAAAAAGATATATACGTATTGCATTTTAAATACCTCCACTTAAAAATAAACACTACAAAAGCAAGTATACTTTTGTAGTGCCCCTTAGAAAATAATGCCAAATGTCGTTAATGCAGCTATAATATGAATAATTAT
The Staphylococcus kloosii genome window above contains:
- a CDS encoding fluoride efflux transporter FluC, which translates into the protein MLTLLLVCIGGGIGAMIRGGITEICVNKFSSQFPIATFIVNIIGSFTIGIILGHALHISWINPFLVTGILGGLTTFSTLASELVKMIEAKTNLPLFISYSILQYGGCFAACLIGYKLF
- the crcB gene encoding fluoride efflux transporter CrcB, with amino-acid sequence MQYVYIFFGGAIGALLRYLLSFINNESTTLPIGTFIANLVGALLMGFLGTLAVTYFRNNPQLKKGITTGFVGALTTFSTFQYELVSMFNAQSIATLFIYGISSYILGICFCYIGVKIGGKL